The DNA sequence TGGCGCTGGCGGGGGCGCTGTTGGCGCTAGCGGTGCTGGCCATCGTGGGAGGCAACCTGCTGGTAATCGTGGCCATCGCCCGGACGCCGAGACTCCAGACCATGACCAACGTGTTCGTGACTTCGCTGGCCACAGCCGACCTCGTGGTGGGGCTTCTGGTCGTGCCCCCGGGGGCCACGTTGGCGCTGACCGGCCACTGGCCCCTGGGCGTCACCGGTTGCGAGCTGTGGACCTCGGTGGACGTGCTGTGTGTGACCGCCAGCATCGAAACCCTGTGCGCCCTGGCGGTGGACCGCTACCTGGCCGTGACCAACCCGCTGCGCTACGGCGCACTGGTCACCAAACGCCGCGCCCGAGCAGCCGTGGTGCTGGTGTGGGTCGTGTCCGCCGCGGTGTCGTTTGCGCCCATCATGAGCAAATGGTGGCGCGTTGGGGCAGATGCCGAGGCGCAGCGTTGCCACTCCAACCCGCGCTGCTGCACCTTCGCCTCCAACATGCCCTACGCGCTGCTCTCCTCCTCGGTCTCCTTCTATCTTCCGCTTCTGGTGATGCTCTTCGTCTACGCACGAGTTTTCGTGGTGGCTACGCGCCAGCTGCGCTTGCTGCGCCGGGAGCTGGGTCGCTTCCCGCCAGAGGAGTCTCCGCCGGCTCCTTCTCGCTCCGGCTCCCCTGGCCCGGCGGGGCCGTACGCCTCGCCTGCGGGGGTGCCCTCCTACGGCCGGCGGCCGGCGCGCCTTCTGCCTCTGCGGGAACACCGCGCCCTGCGCACCTTGGGGCTCATC is a window from the Capra hircus breed San Clemente chromosome 27, ASM170441v1, whole genome shotgun sequence genome containing:
- the ADRB3 gene encoding beta-3 adrenergic receptor yields the protein MPPPLSRVSWETLSLIPSRPTRDAGMAPWPPRNSSLTPWPDIPTLAPNTANASGLPGVPWAVALAGALLALAVLAIVGGNLLVIVAIARTPRLQTMTNVFVTSLATADLVVGLLVVPPGATLALTGHWPLGVTGCELWTSVDVLCVTASIETLCALAVDRYLAVTNPLRYGALVTKRRARAAVVLVWVVSAAVSFAPIMSKWWRVGADAEAQRCHSNPRCCTFASNMPYALLSSSVSFYLPLLVMLFVYARVFVVATRQLRLLRRELGRFPPEESPPAPSRSGSPGPAGPYASPAGVPSYGRRPARLLPLREHRALRTLGLIMGTFTLCWLPFFVVNVVRALGGPSLVSGPTFLALNWLGYANSAFNPLIYCRSPDFRSAFRRLLCRCRPEEHLAAASPPRAPSGAPRVLTSPAGPRQPSPLDGASCGLS